In one window of Solanum pennellii chromosome 2, SPENNV200 DNA:
- the LOC107011326 gene encoding protein NARROW LEAF 1 isoform X4 codes for MERLDLGFNHSGSVQSEESALDLERNYFNQLPLSSPPPLQAFASGCQVAESNAAYFSWPCRLDAAEDRANYFGNLQKGVLPETLGGRPTGQQATTLLEVMTIRAFHSKNLRRFSLGTAIGFRIRRGALTEIPAILVFVARKVHRQWLNLVQCLPAFLEGPGGVWCDVDVVEFSYFGAPAATPKEQLYTELVDGLRGSDPCIGSGSQVASQETYGTLGAIVKSRTGIRQVGFLTNRHVAVDLDYPSQKMFHPLPPSLGPGVYLGAVERATSFITDDLWYGIFAGTNPETFVRADGAFIPFAEDFNMLNVTTSVKGIGDIGDVNKIDLQSPVGSVIGRQVVKVGRSSGLTTGNIMAYALEYNDEKGICFFTDFLVVGENQQTFDLEGDSGSLILLTSPEGEKPRPIGIIWGGTANRGRLKLRVGQPPENWTSGVDLGRLLDLLELDLITSNESLQAAGIGSAVGGSSPAERIQLKAEENFEPINLNVRQDPIDDESDEGVVPPLEHKHFHIQDGNKATPCVEHQFIPSVSGIQHGNGELKRLSVVGGSDDEMYVSLQLGEQREPKRRKQ; via the exons ATGGAAAGACTGGATTTAGGATTCAATCACTCTGGATCTGTGCAATCAGAGGAGTCAGCCCTGGATTTGGAGAGAAATTATTTTAACCAACTTCCTTTGTCAAGTCCACCACCACTGCAAGCCTTTGCATCAGGTTGTCAGGTCGCTGAGAGCAATGCTGCCTACTTCTCATGGCCTTGTCGCTTAGATGCTGCTGAGGACCGGGCCAATTACTTTGGTAACCTTCAGAAGGGGGTTTTACCTGAAACCCTGGGAGGACGTCCCACGGGACAGCAAGCTACAACATTGCTTGAAGTTATGACCATTAGAGCATTTCATAGCAAAAACTTGCGTCGCTTTAGTCTTGGTACAGCAATCGGATTTCGTATCCGGCGAGGTGCTTTGACAGAGATACCAGCTATTCTTGTCTTTGTTGCCAGAAAAGTTCACAGGCAATGGCTCAACCTTGTCCAATGTCTACCGGCTTTTCTTGAG GGACCAGGTGGTGTTTGGTGTGATGTTGATGTTGTGGAGTTCTCATACTTTGGGGCACCGGCAGCAACTCCAAAGGAACAGCTATATACTGAACTTGTTGATGGTTTACGGGGAAGTGATCCATGCATTGGTTCTGGTTCCCAG GTTGCTAGTCAGGAAACATATGGAACCTTAGGTGCGATTGTTAAAAGTCGGACAGGTATCAGGCAGGTCGGTTTCCTTACCAATCGTCATGTAGCTGTTGACTTGGATTATCCAAGCCAGAAAATGTTTCATCCTCTGCCACCTAGCCTGGGGCCTGGGGTGTATTTAGGTGCTGTAGAGAGGGCTACATCCTTCATAACAGATGATCTTTGGTATGGCATATTTGCTGGTACAAATCCAG AAACGTTCGTTCGAGCTGATGGAGCATTTATTCCATTTGCAGAAGATTTCAACATGTTGAATGTAACGACGTCTGTGAAAGGAATAGGAGACATAGGTGATGTCAATAAAATAGACTTACAGTCTCCTGTCGGTAGTGTCATTGGTAGGCAAGTGGTGAAAGTTGGAAGGAGCTCTGGTCTTACGACTGGGAACATTATGGCCTACGCCCTGGAGTATAATGATGAAAAAGGAATTTGTTTCTTTACAGATTTTCTAGTTGTTGGTGAGAACCAACAGACATTTGATCTTGAAGGTGACAGTGGTAGCCTCATTCTCTTGACTAGCCCTGAGGGGGAGAAGCCACGACCTATAGGAATAATTTGGGGGGGAACTGCCAATCGAGGTCGTTTAAAATTGAGAGTTGGCCAACCTCCTGAGAATTGGACTAGTGGGGTTGACTTGGGGCGTCTCCTTGatcttcttgaacttgatctcaTTACATCCAACGAGAGTCTCCAAG CTGCGGGTATTGGTTCGGCTGTTGGAGGGTCATCACCAGCCGAGCGGATTCAACTGAAAGCTGAAGAAAACTTTGAGCCAATCAATTTAAACGTCCGACAAGATCCCATCGATGATGAATCTGACGAAGGGGTTGTTCCACCACTTGAGCATAAACACTTCCACATTCAGGATGGAAATAAAGCAACTCCCTGCGTCGAGCATCAGTTTATCCCAAGTGTCTCTGGGATTCAACATGGAAATGGGGAATTAAAAAGACTCTCTGTGGTGGGAGGATCAGATGATGAGATGTATGTTTCTTTGCAGTTAGGGGAGCAGCGCGAACCAAAGAGAAGGAAACAATGA
- the LOC107011326 gene encoding protein NARROW LEAF 1 isoform X3 — MERLDLGFNHSGSVQSEESALDLERNYFNQLPLSSPPPLQAFASGCQVAESNAAYFSWPCRLDAAEDRANYFGNLQKGVLPETLGGRPTGQQATTLLEVMTIRAFHSKNLRRFSLGTAIGFRIRRGALTEIPAILVFVARKVHRQWLNLVQCLPAFLEGPGGVWCDVDVVEFSYFGAPAATPKEQLYTELVDGLRGSDPCIGSGSQVASQETYGTLGAIVKSRTGIRQVGFLTNRHVAVDLDYPSQKMFHPLPPSLGPGVYLGAVERATSFITDDLWYGIFAGTNPETFVRADGAFIPFAEDFNMLNVTTSVKGIGDIGDVNKIDLQSPVGSVIGRQVVKVGRSSGLTTGNIMAYALEYNDEKGICFFTDFLVVGENQQTFDLEGDSGSLILLTSPEGEKPRPIGIIWGGTANRGRLKLRVGQPPENWTSGVDLGRLLDLLELDLITSNESLQDQIIASAAGIGSAVGGSSPAERIQLKAEENFEPINLNVRQDPIDDESDEGVVPPLEHKHFHIQDGNKATPCVEHQFIPSVSGIQHGNGELKRLSVVGGSDDEMYVSLQLGEQREPKRRKQ; from the exons ATGGAAAGACTGGATTTAGGATTCAATCACTCTGGATCTGTGCAATCAGAGGAGTCAGCCCTGGATTTGGAGAGAAATTATTTTAACCAACTTCCTTTGTCAAGTCCACCACCACTGCAAGCCTTTGCATCAGGTTGTCAGGTCGCTGAGAGCAATGCTGCCTACTTCTCATGGCCTTGTCGCTTAGATGCTGCTGAGGACCGGGCCAATTACTTTGGTAACCTTCAGAAGGGGGTTTTACCTGAAACCCTGGGAGGACGTCCCACGGGACAGCAAGCTACAACATTGCTTGAAGTTATGACCATTAGAGCATTTCATAGCAAAAACTTGCGTCGCTTTAGTCTTGGTACAGCAATCGGATTTCGTATCCGGCGAGGTGCTTTGACAGAGATACCAGCTATTCTTGTCTTTGTTGCCAGAAAAGTTCACAGGCAATGGCTCAACCTTGTCCAATGTCTACCGGCTTTTCTTGAG GGACCAGGTGGTGTTTGGTGTGATGTTGATGTTGTGGAGTTCTCATACTTTGGGGCACCGGCAGCAACTCCAAAGGAACAGCTATATACTGAACTTGTTGATGGTTTACGGGGAAGTGATCCATGCATTGGTTCTGGTTCCCAG GTTGCTAGTCAGGAAACATATGGAACCTTAGGTGCGATTGTTAAAAGTCGGACAGGTATCAGGCAGGTCGGTTTCCTTACCAATCGTCATGTAGCTGTTGACTTGGATTATCCAAGCCAGAAAATGTTTCATCCTCTGCCACCTAGCCTGGGGCCTGGGGTGTATTTAGGTGCTGTAGAGAGGGCTACATCCTTCATAACAGATGATCTTTGGTATGGCATATTTGCTGGTACAAATCCAG AAACGTTCGTTCGAGCTGATGGAGCATTTATTCCATTTGCAGAAGATTTCAACATGTTGAATGTAACGACGTCTGTGAAAGGAATAGGAGACATAGGTGATGTCAATAAAATAGACTTACAGTCTCCTGTCGGTAGTGTCATTGGTAGGCAAGTGGTGAAAGTTGGAAGGAGCTCTGGTCTTACGACTGGGAACATTATGGCCTACGCCCTGGAGTATAATGATGAAAAAGGAATTTGTTTCTTTACAGATTTTCTAGTTGTTGGTGAGAACCAACAGACATTTGATCTTGAAGGTGACAGTGGTAGCCTCATTCTCTTGACTAGCCCTGAGGGGGAGAAGCCACGACCTATAGGAATAATTTGGGGGGGAACTGCCAATCGAGGTCGTTTAAAATTGAGAGTTGGCCAACCTCCTGAGAATTGGACTAGTGGGGTTGACTTGGGGCGTCTCCTTGatcttcttgaacttgatctcaTTACATCCAACGAGAGTCTCCAAG ATCAAATTATTGCATCAGCTGCGGGTATTGGTTCGGCTGTTGGAGGGTCATCACCAGCCGAGCGGATTCAACTGAAAGCTGAAGAAAACTTTGAGCCAATCAATTTAAACGTCCGACAAGATCCCATCGATGATGAATCTGACGAAGGGGTTGTTCCACCACTTGAGCATAAACACTTCCACATTCAGGATGGAAATAAAGCAACTCCCTGCGTCGAGCATCAGTTTATCCCAAGTGTCTCTGGGATTCAACATGGAAATGGGGAATTAAAAAGACTCTCTGTGGTGGGAGGATCAGATGATGAGATGTATGTTTCTTTGCAGTTAGGGGAGCAGCGCGAACCAAAGAGAAGGAAACAATGA
- the LOC107011326 gene encoding protein NARROW LEAF 1 isoform X2, translating to MERLDLGFNHSGSVQSEESALDLERNYFNQLPLSSPPPLQAFASGCQVAESNAAYFSWPCRLDAAEDRANYFGNLQKGVLPETLGGRPTGQQATTLLEVMTIRAFHSKNLRRFSLGTAIGFRIRRGALTEIPAILVFVARKVHRQWLNLVQCLPAFLEGPGGVWCDVDVVEFSYFGAPAATPKEQLYTELVDGLRGSDPCIGSGSQVASQETYGTLGAIVKSRTGIRQVGFLTNRHVAVDLDYPSQKMFHPLPPSLGPGVYLGAVERATSFITDDLWYGIFAGTNPETFVRADGAFIPFAEDFNMLNVTTSVKGIGDIGDVNKIDLQSPVGSVIGRQVVKVGRSSGLTTGNIMAYALEYNDEKGICFFTDFLVVGENQQTFDLEGDSGSLILLTSPEGEKPRPIGIIWGGTANRGRLKLRVGQPPENWTSGVDLGRLLDLLELDLITSNESLQVALQDQIIASAAGIGSAVGGSSPAERIQLKAEENFEPINLNVRQDPIDDESDEGVVPPLEHKHFHIQDGNKATPCVEHQFIPSVSGIQHGNGELKRLSVVGGSDDEMYVSLQLGEQREPKRRKQ from the exons ATGGAAAGACTGGATTTAGGATTCAATCACTCTGGATCTGTGCAATCAGAGGAGTCAGCCCTGGATTTGGAGAGAAATTATTTTAACCAACTTCCTTTGTCAAGTCCACCACCACTGCAAGCCTTTGCATCAGGTTGTCAGGTCGCTGAGAGCAATGCTGCCTACTTCTCATGGCCTTGTCGCTTAGATGCTGCTGAGGACCGGGCCAATTACTTTGGTAACCTTCAGAAGGGGGTTTTACCTGAAACCCTGGGAGGACGTCCCACGGGACAGCAAGCTACAACATTGCTTGAAGTTATGACCATTAGAGCATTTCATAGCAAAAACTTGCGTCGCTTTAGTCTTGGTACAGCAATCGGATTTCGTATCCGGCGAGGTGCTTTGACAGAGATACCAGCTATTCTTGTCTTTGTTGCCAGAAAAGTTCACAGGCAATGGCTCAACCTTGTCCAATGTCTACCGGCTTTTCTTGAG GGACCAGGTGGTGTTTGGTGTGATGTTGATGTTGTGGAGTTCTCATACTTTGGGGCACCGGCAGCAACTCCAAAGGAACAGCTATATACTGAACTTGTTGATGGTTTACGGGGAAGTGATCCATGCATTGGTTCTGGTTCCCAG GTTGCTAGTCAGGAAACATATGGAACCTTAGGTGCGATTGTTAAAAGTCGGACAGGTATCAGGCAGGTCGGTTTCCTTACCAATCGTCATGTAGCTGTTGACTTGGATTATCCAAGCCAGAAAATGTTTCATCCTCTGCCACCTAGCCTGGGGCCTGGGGTGTATTTAGGTGCTGTAGAGAGGGCTACATCCTTCATAACAGATGATCTTTGGTATGGCATATTTGCTGGTACAAATCCAG AAACGTTCGTTCGAGCTGATGGAGCATTTATTCCATTTGCAGAAGATTTCAACATGTTGAATGTAACGACGTCTGTGAAAGGAATAGGAGACATAGGTGATGTCAATAAAATAGACTTACAGTCTCCTGTCGGTAGTGTCATTGGTAGGCAAGTGGTGAAAGTTGGAAGGAGCTCTGGTCTTACGACTGGGAACATTATGGCCTACGCCCTGGAGTATAATGATGAAAAAGGAATTTGTTTCTTTACAGATTTTCTAGTTGTTGGTGAGAACCAACAGACATTTGATCTTGAAGGTGACAGTGGTAGCCTCATTCTCTTGACTAGCCCTGAGGGGGAGAAGCCACGACCTATAGGAATAATTTGGGGGGGAACTGCCAATCGAGGTCGTTTAAAATTGAGAGTTGGCCAACCTCCTGAGAATTGGACTAGTGGGGTTGACTTGGGGCGTCTCCTTGatcttcttgaacttgatctcaTTACATCCAACGAGAGTCTCCAAG TTGCATTGCAAGATCAAATTATTGCATCAGCTGCGGGTATTGGTTCGGCTGTTGGAGGGTCATCACCAGCCGAGCGGATTCAACTGAAAGCTGAAGAAAACTTTGAGCCAATCAATTTAAACGTCCGACAAGATCCCATCGATGATGAATCTGACGAAGGGGTTGTTCCACCACTTGAGCATAAACACTTCCACATTCAGGATGGAAATAAAGCAACTCCCTGCGTCGAGCATCAGTTTATCCCAAGTGTCTCTGGGATTCAACATGGAAATGGGGAATTAAAAAGACTCTCTGTGGTGGGAGGATCAGATGATGAGATGTATGTTTCTTTGCAGTTAGGGGAGCAGCGCGAACCAAAGAGAAGGAAACAATGA
- the LOC107011326 gene encoding protein NARROW LEAF 1 isoform X1, with protein MERLDLGFNHSGSVQSEESALDLERNYFNQLPLSSPPPLQAFASGCQVAESNAAYFSWPCRLDAAEDRANYFGNLQKGVLPETLGGRPTGQQATTLLEVMTIRAFHSKNLRRFSLGTAIGFRIRRGALTEIPAILVFVARKVHRQWLNLVQCLPAFLEGPGGVWCDVDVVEFSYFGAPAATPKEQLYTELVDGLRGSDPCIGSGSQVASQETYGTLGAIVKSRTGIRQVGFLTNRHVAVDLDYPSQKMFHPLPPSLGPGVYLGAVERATSFITDDLWYGIFAGTNPETFVRADGAFIPFAEDFNMLNVTTSVKGIGDIGDVNKIDLQSPVGSVIGRQVVKVGRSSGLTTGNIMAYALEYNDEKGICFFTDFLVVGENQQTFDLEGDSGSLILLTSPEGEKPRPIGIIWGGTANRGRLKLRVGQPPENWTSGVDLGRLLDLLELDLITSNESLQVPTSVFTSSKSVALQDQIIASAAGIGSAVGGSSPAERIQLKAEENFEPINLNVRQDPIDDESDEGVVPPLEHKHFHIQDGNKATPCVEHQFIPSVSGIQHGNGELKRLSVVGGSDDEMYVSLQLGEQREPKRRKQ; from the exons ATGGAAAGACTGGATTTAGGATTCAATCACTCTGGATCTGTGCAATCAGAGGAGTCAGCCCTGGATTTGGAGAGAAATTATTTTAACCAACTTCCTTTGTCAAGTCCACCACCACTGCAAGCCTTTGCATCAGGTTGTCAGGTCGCTGAGAGCAATGCTGCCTACTTCTCATGGCCTTGTCGCTTAGATGCTGCTGAGGACCGGGCCAATTACTTTGGTAACCTTCAGAAGGGGGTTTTACCTGAAACCCTGGGAGGACGTCCCACGGGACAGCAAGCTACAACATTGCTTGAAGTTATGACCATTAGAGCATTTCATAGCAAAAACTTGCGTCGCTTTAGTCTTGGTACAGCAATCGGATTTCGTATCCGGCGAGGTGCTTTGACAGAGATACCAGCTATTCTTGTCTTTGTTGCCAGAAAAGTTCACAGGCAATGGCTCAACCTTGTCCAATGTCTACCGGCTTTTCTTGAG GGACCAGGTGGTGTTTGGTGTGATGTTGATGTTGTGGAGTTCTCATACTTTGGGGCACCGGCAGCAACTCCAAAGGAACAGCTATATACTGAACTTGTTGATGGTTTACGGGGAAGTGATCCATGCATTGGTTCTGGTTCCCAG GTTGCTAGTCAGGAAACATATGGAACCTTAGGTGCGATTGTTAAAAGTCGGACAGGTATCAGGCAGGTCGGTTTCCTTACCAATCGTCATGTAGCTGTTGACTTGGATTATCCAAGCCAGAAAATGTTTCATCCTCTGCCACCTAGCCTGGGGCCTGGGGTGTATTTAGGTGCTGTAGAGAGGGCTACATCCTTCATAACAGATGATCTTTGGTATGGCATATTTGCTGGTACAAATCCAG AAACGTTCGTTCGAGCTGATGGAGCATTTATTCCATTTGCAGAAGATTTCAACATGTTGAATGTAACGACGTCTGTGAAAGGAATAGGAGACATAGGTGATGTCAATAAAATAGACTTACAGTCTCCTGTCGGTAGTGTCATTGGTAGGCAAGTGGTGAAAGTTGGAAGGAGCTCTGGTCTTACGACTGGGAACATTATGGCCTACGCCCTGGAGTATAATGATGAAAAAGGAATTTGTTTCTTTACAGATTTTCTAGTTGTTGGTGAGAACCAACAGACATTTGATCTTGAAGGTGACAGTGGTAGCCTCATTCTCTTGACTAGCCCTGAGGGGGAGAAGCCACGACCTATAGGAATAATTTGGGGGGGAACTGCCAATCGAGGTCGTTTAAAATTGAGAGTTGGCCAACCTCCTGAGAATTGGACTAGTGGGGTTGACTTGGGGCGTCTCCTTGatcttcttgaacttgatctcaTTACATCCAACGAGAGTCTCCAAG TCCCTACTTCTGTATTCACTTCCTCTAAATCAGTTGCATTGCAAGATCAAATTATTGCATCAGCTGCGGGTATTGGTTCGGCTGTTGGAGGGTCATCACCAGCCGAGCGGATTCAACTGAAAGCTGAAGAAAACTTTGAGCCAATCAATTTAAACGTCCGACAAGATCCCATCGATGATGAATCTGACGAAGGGGTTGTTCCACCACTTGAGCATAAACACTTCCACATTCAGGATGGAAATAAAGCAACTCCCTGCGTCGAGCATCAGTTTATCCCAAGTGTCTCTGGGATTCAACATGGAAATGGGGAATTAAAAAGACTCTCTGTGGTGGGAGGATCAGATGATGAGATGTATGTTTCTTTGCAGTTAGGGGAGCAGCGCGAACCAAAGAGAAGGAAACAATGA